A section of the Phaseolus vulgaris cultivar G19833 chromosome 8, P. vulgaris v2.0, whole genome shotgun sequence genome encodes:
- the LOC137826852 gene encoding uncharacterized protein isoform X1, whose amino-acid sequence MPCLNLSTNVNLDGVDTSSILTEATSTVASIIGKPEAYVMIVLKGSVPISFGGNEQPAAYGELVSIGGLSPDVNKKLSAAIASVLETKLSVPKSRFFLKFYDTKAHQSQEYAQCLHALHQH is encoded by the exons ATGCCGTGCCTCAACCTCTCCACCAACGTTAACCTCGACGGCGTCGATACCTCTTCCATTCTCACCGAAGCCACCTCAACCGTCGCCAGCATCATTGGCAAACCCGAAGCC TATGTGATGATTGTATTGAAAGGATCAGTACCTATATCTTTTGGCGGGAATGAGCAGCCAGCGGCTTATGGTGAATTGGTGTCCATTGGTGGTCTGAGCCCTGATGTGAACAAGAAACTTAGTGCCGCCATTGCTTCAGTTCTTGAAACCAAGTTGTCTGTGCCAAAGTCGCGATTCTTCTTGAAGTTTTACGACACTAAG GCCCATCAGAGTCAAGAATATGCACAATGTTTGCATGCTTTACACCAGCACTAG
- the LOC137826852 gene encoding uncharacterized protein isoform X2 — protein MPCLNLSTNVNLDGVDTSSILTEATSTVASIIGKPEAYVMIVLKGSVPISFGGNEQPAAYGELVSIGGLSPDVNKKLSAAIASVLETKLSVPKSRFFLKFYDTKGSNFGWNGTTF, from the exons ATGCCGTGCCTCAACCTCTCCACCAACGTTAACCTCGACGGCGTCGATACCTCTTCCATTCTCACCGAAGCCACCTCAACCGTCGCCAGCATCATTGGCAAACCCGAAGCC TATGTGATGATTGTATTGAAAGGATCAGTACCTATATCTTTTGGCGGGAATGAGCAGCCAGCGGCTTATGGTGAATTGGTGTCCATTGGTGGTCTGAGCCCTGATGTGAACAAGAAACTTAGTGCCGCCATTGCTTCAGTTCTTGAAACCAAGTTGTCTGTGCCAAAGTCGCGATTCTTCTTGAAGTTTTACGACACTAAG GGTTCCAACTTTGGATGGAATGGAACTACATTCTGA
- the LOC137826597 gene encoding uncharacterized protein, which yields MPSLYITTNLNLDGVDTDPIFSEATTAVSTIIGKPEKFVMVILKSSVPISFENSKEPAAYAEIVSMGGINSEVKRKLIATLGTILQSKLSIPRTRFFLKVFDTTAFSTKSRM from the exons ATGCCTTCCCTTTACATCACAACCAACCTTAACTTGGATGGAGTTGACACTGACCCTATCTTTTCTGAAGCCACCACTGCCGTCTCTACAATCATCGGAAAACCAGAAAAG TTTGTGATGGTAATACTGAAATCTTCGGTGCCAATATCATTTGAAAATAGCAAGGAACCAGCAGCATATGCTGAGATAGTTTCAATGGGTGGCATAAATTCAGAGGTGAAGAGGAAGTTGATTGCTACTCTTGGAACCATTTTGCAGTCCAAGCTTTCTATCCCAAGAACACGATTTTTCCTCAAAGTCTTTGACACAACTGCATTTTCTACCAAATCCAGAATGTAA